The stretch of DNA CGCAGCATGAATGAATGTGAGATGCGCGCGTGACGCAGGTGCTTTAGACTGACGCACATGGGCGGATGTGACCGTGCCGTCCTCCTCCTCCATCCATGAGCTGCTGGAGTCAGGGCCCGTTATACACGAGGAGCTCCCATCAGCTTATCCGCTGTTAATTATAGTCAGCGACCTGGTTTCAGCACTGCAGGGACTCAACAGCTCCCGCAGAACTAAAGCCTTTGCGCTTATAGAAGAGAGGCGCTGAGAGCGCGCGGCATCCAGCCAACACAAGCGCGCTCCACAAATCCAAAGCAACGACGAGTTCATCTTCACAGAAGACAACACAGATaaagaagagaaaacaaaaatttCGAAACTACACGACAATTCGGAAAGCAGTTGAAGGATGGCGTCAAAAAGCGCAGGGTTTGTGGTTGTCCTTGTTGTAATATCGCAGATCAGCGCGTTTCCCACACCTGCCGGACCCGACGGTGAGTTAGGCTACTGAATAACCAAAAAGCCTATAGTCCAATACATCTGTCCAGTTGCTATATTATGCAATATGGAATATTTGACTTATTTGACGATTACTCTGATTGAACGAAACATTTATACATGACgtgtaataaaactaaaaactgctacaaatataaataaatatagcctaTAGGCTATAGATAAAATAATCAGAAAATATTTTGCTATTAAGGACAGTGTCCACGTGACGTATTAGCACATGTCTGGACTTCAAAGGGAATTTAGAGTAGCCTAAAAATTGagtaaaagaaattattttattttcaacaatcatattgtattaaattgtattttaaatatgtacaaTTATAGGCTCTATATACGGATTATGTTGACCATATTAGCAATTGaaaaactactactactactgacTACTAACTCCATAAAAAATGTGGAAATAAGGTGAAATGTTTtggatggtttattttgttgttgttttcaccATTTTTTGCATAGGAAGCTCTGTGTTTTCAAAGGCCTTTAATCTTTTGTCCCGCAATCCGATTATTCGGTGGCAGCTTCTCTCGGACAGTTTGGACTGCAACTGAATGCATCAAAGATCTCAACAACTATAGCCAGAGTAAAGAACATGTatatcaataatatttttactttagGGTAAAAATAAACTTCTGTAATGTAGAGTGTTTTGATTCCATCAAAATCATCCTCAATtcacagattttttaaaaataataaattgttgttaCAATGTCTGTACATTGTAGTTACAATGTAATAACCAATCAATAGTAATCTGAGCTTGATACTGTAGTGATACTGCAGATCTTCTCTTCTCATCGTTCCTCCTGGTCAATgtattaaaaggatagttcaccaaaaaaagaaaaaatctttaagcatttactcaccctcatgtcattccagccctgtatgactttctttcttctgcagaacacaaaaagaTATTAAGTTTTGAGTGAAGTATACCTTCTGCGATTGGTGATCTTTGCCTTTATTGAAAGCTTGTGTTTCTTTCCTGATCCAGATAAGAGCATGTACAACCGAGAGCTGACTGAGGAGAAGCCATTAGAACAGCAGGTGTGATTTCAGAAATACTAACTTATTATTAATTACTATTACTATGTTATATGAAAGACACAGATGAATATATCTACATTTAGCATCAGGCTAAACTACTGTTTGCTAGAAAACATGACAATAGAAGACATTTTAtgcataaagttcaaaagaaaaatagattaaaaaataaaaagcaagagtcaagattttgtttttattgttttatttttcaacaGATTGCAGAAGCCGACAGCATCAGGAAGACAGGTGAGATATAATCTTATGGGGACAAAGTGATTCATAGTGATCAATAGCTCACAAGTGCTTGCTGTTCATCCATGCAGAACCCAAGCCAACACCACCAGCTGAGGCAGAATCAAACTCCGATGACGATGACATCACCTTCCTCAAGTCTCTGGCTGAGAAGTCCAAAGAGTCAAACAATGAGACTCCCATCTCAGATTCTGAGGATGAGCGATACGGTACTGATGAGGCCGACTCTACTAAGAACAGAAGACTGGCTGATGACTATGACTCTACTAAAAGTGGAATGGACTACAAATACCAAGGTAACAACTAAAATGACCATACTAACAAAGTTTATTCGGCATAGCATACTATGTAATATGTGTACAGTGCACACAGTATGTTGATTGTACACACATATTCTATATGCATGGATTAGACGGATGACCTACTAAATTTGCCAAAGAGGACACTATCTGTGGATCAATGTATCCCACAATACAATGTGCTTGCTCTTTTCAGTGTAACAAATAAACCAGATTTTTTgcaagtattttatttatacccattttgattatttaatcAAACTAACAAAAttcaagacatttataaaggtaaataaaaaaatatcaccACATTTCTAGTTATAATACCTACTTTTTCTACATACTTAAAAAAGACAATAGGCAGTATGCAGTGTTTACTATGTTGATATTCCATTTTGAGCATTGCTTTTGTCTTATAGTCTTAACTGTTTTATGTGAGGAAATTTTGCAttctaaattgtaaaatatcCAACCTCAAGAAAACGTAAAATGTCTATGAACATTTTGACactgtcctcctccaaaaaagaccctataggtcgttttttcaagcaccttattatgacctatatttacgttttaaagtcatgtgccctctagctggcgtaaaaataatgacagtgttgtGTTatgtctgtcgtcatgaaatcaaaaaaagcgtgttcatttaaatgcaatgtgtggactttttacacagtcccttttgtcctatttccatttagcaaaactcattttttttataaaatgactacacctaccccaaccctaaacctacccttacaataatgcaaatacagtatttatgagcacatgcgttccctgggatcgaaccaaCGATtgcatgattgcatattgttgttTATTGCAATGCTTTACCAATTGATCTACGCGAAACCTGAAATAAGGGTACaatgcaaaaaattaaaatgaaagtgtcctgttgtcgatagaggcgcaactttagtaaacgcttctatgggtcgtatttcagggaagtgacaaacaacccatatgggcgtattggttggaggacatgttgaacatttttgttttgttgttgttgttgttcttgttttgACCTGTCAAAAGCCATATTATCTCCCACTTTGAAAATGCTAATCCTTCCCTGTGACTGTATGTGATCCTAAATACAGGAACAGGTGGCAGACACCATAGGTCAATCAGAAGGTATtttgtagagagagagagagatagaggcAGGGGATTATCCCTCCTCAGGCTGCTGTACTGGATGTTTTATAGCATTAAACCTCACAGTCTCCTACAACGGGGCAGTCAGACTAAATATAGTTTTCATATTAAAAGCCTTCTAACCTAGCATAATAGCTCAAAGAGGTCATgtcataattttaacattttcccAACCTATTGTTGCTCAAAGTTTCTTGCACCAAAATCAtctgtgatttatttttaaagtcgATTTTTACTTTATGATTTTCACTTTATCTTCTTCCTTCAATAACAATCTCTTTGCAAAGCCACAATTATATTGTGACTTATTGTGATTGTTACATTGTGATTTGTAATTTCATTCAAATCCACCCTAAATTGTAGTTCAAACTGTTAAGATCACACGCAAATGATTGaggatattgttaaaaataaattgagCTGCTCATTTCTCATTTCATTTCGTGTTTAGGAATAACAGTATCTGTTCTATGTGGTTCTTATTACCTCACCGACACTGGGTCGACCATGTTTCTGAACACTGATTAGATGTTGTACATGTGGGAAGTCatgtgttaatttattaaatttgtaCCCTATGACAGTCGTTTAATAAAGGCACTCTGACCACCTGAGGCCTCTGACTCTCTGTCAGAATTAGCATCAGATGTTTGATTAGTTTCACGTTTCAGGCAGATGGTGAGTTTACTGGAAGCGTGTAAGTCGATCTCTGTGGTAGATAATGGCAGATAACAGAGTGGGAGGTGTTTTTGTGTGATTTCACTGGGTTACAGGAATTGTAACAGACAGACAAGAATTGCTGGCAGATTCCAGCTCCAATATTCAGATCTCTGTTTCACATGTTCTCCTCCTACTTAGTCTCGCTTTTTAAGAGCTTTGAGTTTTTTGGCTTCTGATAAAATAATTCCATTGTTTCAAATACAACACACTGAAAAATAAACCTATGGACCATGCAACTTTCATTGGGATTTGTCTAACGTTATTAATTTTCAACCCGcattgtattgttacaatgtcaaTAGTATATGTTAATTAAGTCAACATCATtgtgactaaaagtttgctaagaagtatttcctactaaagcaaggcggtTTTTGACTCTGATCAAGCCTATCCAAGCAGCCTTggacatgcccagtgcattatgggtgttgaaattttccttcctttttctctgttttctctagtcaggaagcaccaattcaaattcaaatgacaTGGAAGCTAATCTATTGCCAGAATCTGTTAATAGATATTAGCTATTTATCATCTAAAAGACACACTCTCACTTCTTGACATAAAGGTTGAATGTGCGAGTgttatgtaatattatatagCATATGGATGCATTCCCTTTAGCTCATtcaaactttataaaatatcaGCTTATGAAAGGTTATTAATAAGCAAGGTATAGTCAGCCGgtaattattgtgaaataaaccTGATAAGGACCCAGAGGTGAAAcgattatttaataaatgaacattaaattatttattgaataATTAAAGTTTAACTGAGAGTTTAGTATGTGAGAAAAAGAGAGTACAGTACAGTTATGTAAGAAACTGGCTGCCTGGGGCATTATTATTATCGTCTTTAATCTTAAAGAATTAGAACggttattaaaactttattgttATACTTATCCTTATGGTTTttatccttggtgtgaacagtgatatgaaatattttcatgTGTTCGGTTTCAGATGATCCTGAAAGCTTTCGTCAGCTGGACGGGACTCCGCTAACAGCTCAGGATATCGTCCAGAAAATCGCCAACAAAATCTACGAAGAGGATGACAGAGGAGTGTTTGACAGAATTGTTTCTAAACTGCTCAAGCTGGGCCTAGTAAGTAATTCAAATTGTGGCATGAGCAGTGATTCTAATGACTACCATATTGATGAACCATGCAATAAACATCatacataatgtattaattGCTCTAGGGGAACATATTCCAGTTTATCCAGCTGAATTGCATGGAAAATAGATTGTCATACAATAATCCCTATGTGAATTGTTTGTTCTAGCAGATGTTGTGTTCTTTTGTTTGCCCTTCAGATCACAGACAGTCAGGCAGAGACACTAGAGTATGAAGTTGCAGAAGCCCTGCAGGATCTGATCACCAAAAATGCCAAAGAAAACATGATTGGAGACCTCAGTATGGAGTACCCCGTGAATGCAGCTAAAGACACACAGAGCAATATGGTGCGAGTGCGTGACTGTGTGTCTGTAATGTTTCTACTAACTACGTGTTTATctagaatttatttttaaaaattgctgtTTCTCTGTTTGCTTGGATTCTTCTCCTAAGGACGAGGAAGACAGGCCCAGCCGACGATATGAGGAAGAGGATGAAAGTGATAATGATGGTGGCGATGATGATAATGGTGGTGATGAAGAACAGGAGGAGGAGAGTAGAGATGACACAGTGAGGGCAGATGATTCATGGGACGCCGAGAGTGACGGGAATGACAGAAATGAACTGAACCCTGAAGACGGACTGCAGGACCTTCAGTTCTTCCCCAACTTCTACAGACTCCTCAAGAGCCTTGACTCAGGTAGCAAACCataacaaacaatacaacacaaTATAGTtcaacacaacaaaatacaacataCAATATAACATAATACACACAATAAAACAGAGTACAACACACCACAGTAGAGGGTCACTGTGATTTTGTGAAATGTCAGCATATTttttgatcctggaacaacattcctgtccaaaaattTAGTTCTAACCCTAtctctacccctaaacctaaccctacccataagttatccctaaaatcagaggaaaatgataggtgaataacactgatgtagaagcacctaaccctggttgtaagcctaactGGAcgtaaactgtaaacttgtccctcaaatcttgattggttgattggaatgtagttccaggatcaacaaagacattgatccaggaacatgttgcacttggtgtCACACAGTACAACACAAaccaaataaaacacacaacattacagaaacaaaccaccccttgtgaaaaagaagtgtgcatAATTGTGTTacataaagatgtacttaagtcctacttaaagtgatagttcacccaaaaatgaaaattctgtcatcatttactcaccctcaggttgttccaaacctgtataaatttcttttgttcttttgaacacaaaggaagatattttgaagaatgtgggaaactgaacagttctgtggcaccattgacttccatagtatttttcttGCCTATATCGAAGTCAATGGTGCCATAAGGTCTGTAACATCACCATGTGGTTAAACACATTTCCTGTGGTCTCAGCTGTCCCCTTCTTCAGCAAGCACCACATTAATCCAGATTAAAGTTTCGTTTCATCGCTTAATCTATCACATCCTTCTCCTCTCACTTTACAGAGCAAGataaagaggagagagaaacCCTGATCACCATCATGAAGACCTTGATCGACTTTGTGAAGATGATGGTCAAATATGGAACCATCACACCTGAAGAAGGAGTGTCTTATCTGGGTAAGACCAAAATACTCTGTCCACCttatttatgatgcatttttGAAGAAGCAGTTCTTAATTTGAATTTGCAAGGCTTTTGGtgtccaagaaaaaaaaaacagtctgttatgctgcttgatattgtaAACTggatttgttatattttttaattcattatcgtaatcataaacacacagGTTAGTAGTGCAGATAGTTTTACCATTTACTGCACattgttattcttctagttatttacctatagCAGCTAATGAATCAGAAGTCTCACACATTTGCAGGAAATAGCTTACTTTcacattgaaaaataaggtaAATAATGAAGTCCagttggcggccatcttggtaGTTTCTGAAAGAAGCTTCATGTTAttatcccctggtttcacagacaaggcttaaaggccccgatatacttacGCCGAcattctttttcgttcttcgtttaggggtaaaaTGAAGTTCGAAATATGTAAGCAGCAATATACTGTTATCGAACATCTGACGccacccacactgctgagagcggcagttagatgaatatgtaaatatgtgctgtgtgctttcctctcagtaacaaaataaacacaacaaaaacagcattttttatagaaagcataagaaaagcctCTGACCGTAATAACATGGGTATGTTAGCACGagctctgcaaattagcactTCAGTAAAGTcatgtcacgtttatttatatggcattttattcagtagattgcttaaaagcaagcagctttacagtatcaaacatgaaaaacagtttaAGTGCCTCATTTCATCACATGCACAACTTCATTTTGTACTATAAAGCGActatccagtgtgttcatgttttcaacCGCGGAGATCTTACCTCAACGAACTCAACAGATGAAATGAGTCAGAGAACTCTTCTCTGACTCAtgtgaaagaaggcggagcctcagcgcACATCTCCTATTATGTTATCATCACGAACCAATGGTAGTATGAAGGTGTTTTGCAGCCGTTTCGAACTCCCAAAACAAATTtgatgattttgttcgaaattacgtcacatcagttcgttcttcgatttcgtttggagtatatcggggccttaagcctagtcccagactaaaatatatgtttgagctgttttaactgaaagcaacttgttttgtctcaagatgcacaccagtaatgttttttttttctatggcatgtttataaatgctacttaaagggttagttcacccaaaaatgaaaataatgtcatttattactcaccctcatgctgttttacacccataagaccttcattcatcttcggaacacaaattaaggtattttgattaaatccgatggctcagtgaggcctgcattcaaagcaatgacatttcctctctcaagatccataaaggtactaaaaacatatttaaaacagttcatgtgagttcag from Ctenopharyngodon idella isolate HZGC_01 chromosome 18, HZGC01, whole genome shotgun sequence encodes:
- the scg3 gene encoding secretogranin-3, producing MASKSAGFVVVLVVISQISAFPTPAGPDDKSMYNRELTEEKPLEQQIAEADSIRKTEPKPTPPAEAESNSDDDDITFLKSLAEKSKESNNETPISDSEDERYGTDEADSTKNRRLADDYDSTKSGMDYKYQDDPESFRQLDGTPLTAQDIVQKIANKIYEEDDRGVFDRIVSKLLKLGLITDSQAETLEYEVAEALQDLITKNAKENMIGDLSMEYPVNAAKDTQSNMDEEDRPSRRYEEEDESDNDGGDDDNGGDEEQEEESRDDTVRADDSWDAESDGNDRNELNPEDGLQDLQFFPNFYRLLKSLDSEQDKEERETLITIMKTLIDFVKMMVKYGTITPEEGVSYLENLDAMIALQTKNKLGKSLVPLSITPPTGKALDDDDNTKTEAAKMQKEYESLKDSTKDIQTAAEISHPGKSESYLDAIRKNIEWLKKHNKEGNKEDYDLSKLRDFMDQQVDAYIDKGILEKDEGDVIKRIYGSL